In Dehalococcoidia bacterium, the genomic stretch ATTACGACGCGACGGTCGACCGGCTGTCCTTCACGAAGGAAGTCGCGGAACTGCGAGACTGCGACCTGATCGTCGAGGCCGTGCCCGAGAACCTGGACCTGAAGAAGAGCGTTTTCTCCGAGTTGGACCGCATCGTGCAGCCCGGAGCGATCCTCGCAACGAACACATCCGGGTTCTCGATCTCGGACTTGAACAAGGCGGTCTCCCGTCGTGACCGGTTCATCGGATTCCACTGGTTCAGCCCGGCGTTCATCATGAAGATCATCGAGGTGGTGTACGCACCCGAGACGTCGCAGGAGACGCTCGACACGATGATGGAGCTGACGCGGACGTTCGGCAAAACGCCGATCAAGGTGAAGGACGCGCCGGGCAAATACGGCTTCGTGGCGAACAGGATCTACTTCGCGATGGTTGCCGAGGCGCGCAAGGTGCTCGAAGAAGGCGTCGCCAGCGATGAAGACATCAACGCGGCGATGCGACTCGGCTTCAACTGGCCCGCCGGACCGCTCGAGATGGTGGCCGGCGCGCGCAAGGGCTGGCAGTAAC encodes the following:
- a CDS encoding 3-hydroxyacyl-CoA dehydrogenase family protein, whose protein sequence is MQLADIKLVGVMGGGVMGGGIAQTFVANGFRTIVRDLNDDLIEKTRETMIDGRFGLKGAVERGKMTQSNYDATVDRLSFTKEVAELRDCDLIVEAVPENLDLKKSVFSELDRIVQPGAILATNTSGFSISDLNKAVSRRDRFIGFHWFSPAFIMKIIEVVYAPETSQETLDTMMELTRTFGKTPIKVKDAPGKYGFVANRIYFAMVAEARKVLEEGVASDEDINAAMRLGFNWPAGPLEMVAGARKGWQ